From Paracoccus suum, the proteins below share one genomic window:
- a CDS encoding NADH-quinone oxidoreductase subunit A, producing the protein MDYLLREYLPILIFLGMASALALVLIAAAALIAVRNPDPEKVSAYECGFNAFDDARMKFDVRFYLVSILFIIFDLEVAFLFPWAVSFPTLPPVAFWSMMVFLGVLTIGFVYEWRKGALEWS; encoded by the coding sequence TTGGACTACCTCCTGCGCGAGTATCTGCCCATCCTGATCTTCCTCGGCATGGCATCGGCGCTGGCATTGGTGTTGATCGCCGCCGCGGCCCTGATCGCGGTGCGCAATCCCGATCCGGAAAAGGTCAGTGCCTATGAGTGCGGATTTAACGCATTCGATGACGCCCGCATGAAGTTCGACGTGCGCTTTTACCTGGTCTCGATCCTGTTCATCATTTTCGACCTGGAAGTTGCGTTCCTGTTTCCCTGGGCGGTCAGTTTCCCGACGCTGCCGCCGGTCGCGTTCTGGTCGATGATGGTCTTTCTGGGCGTGCTGACGATCGGCTTCGTCTACGAGTGGCGCAAAGGGGCACTGGAATGGTCGTGA
- a CDS encoding TM2 domain-containing protein produces the protein MKGRILHIDHATGVGVITGADGHRYDVAAADLLGDGQIARPGVSVDFEVDGNRAVRVYPNPVQAFPGILLDHKNRLVAGLLALFLGAFGFHKFYLGYNTAGLIMLVSTLFGFVLLWIPTGIVAVIALIEAVIYLTRTDEQFYETYEAGQKAWF, from the coding sequence ATGAAGGGCCGCATCCTTCATATCGACCATGCCACCGGGGTCGGTGTCATCACCGGCGCCGACGGCCATCGCTATGACGTCGCCGCGGCCGACCTGCTGGGCGACGGCCAGATCGCTCGGCCTGGCGTCAGCGTCGATTTCGAGGTCGATGGCAACCGCGCGGTCCGGGTCTATCCCAATCCGGTGCAGGCCTTTCCGGGCATCCTGCTGGATCACAAGAACCGGCTGGTTGCGGGGCTGCTGGCGCTGTTTCTGGGTGCCTTCGGATTTCACAAGTTCTATCTCGGCTACAATACCGCCGGGCTGATCATGCTGGTCTCGACCCTGTTCGGCTTTGTGCTGCTGTGGATTCCAACCGGCATTGTCGCGGTGATCGCGCTGATCGAGGCGGTGATCTATCTGACCCGCACAGACGAGCAGTTCTACGAGACCTACGAGGCTGGGCAGAAGGCGTGGTTCTGA
- the speB gene encoding agmatinase: MSDPFFHPVSGFDLPRFAGVPTFMRLPHVPPDHPRFAEVEVGLIGLPWDGGTTNRPGPRHGPRQLRDASTMIRAANGVSWVRPFEAMACADLGDVGPNPADLMDSMDRVTRFYQAVVAAGIVPLTAGGDHLCSLPILRAVAASGPVGMVHFDSHTDLFDTYFGGTRFTHGTPFRRAVEEGLLDPTRVVQIGIRGSAYDTEDRDFARSVGIRIIPMEEVWARGIPDVMAEARAIAGSGPTYLSYDIDFVDPAFAPGTGTPEIGGPNSWQALEVVRELAGLNIVGADLVEVSPPFDNTGGTAYLGASIMFEILCAMAQGRNG; this comes from the coding sequence ATGTCCGACCCCTTCTTTCACCCCGTTTCAGGCTTTGATCTGCCACGCTTTGCAGGCGTGCCGACCTTCATGCGCCTGCCGCATGTCCCGCCGGACCATCCGCGCTTTGCCGAGGTCGAGGTGGGGCTGATCGGCCTGCCGTGGGACGGTGGCACCACCAATCGGCCCGGCCCGCGCCACGGCCCGCGCCAGCTCCGGGATGCCTCGACCATGATCCGCGCCGCCAACGGGGTCAGCTGGGTGCGCCCGTTCGAAGCAATGGCCTGCGCCGATCTTGGCGACGTCGGGCCCAACCCGGCCGACCTGATGGACAGCATGGACCGGGTGACCCGATTTTATCAGGCGGTCGTCGCGGCCGGGATCGTGCCGCTGACTGCCGGCGGCGATCACCTGTGCTCGCTGCCCATCCTGCGGGCGGTCGCGGCCTCCGGCCCGGTGGGCATGGTCCATTTCGACAGCCACACTGACCTCTTCGACACCTATTTCGGTGGCACCCGCTTTACCCACGGCACCCCCTTCCGTCGCGCGGTCGAGGAGGGGCTGCTGGACCCGACCCGAGTGGTCCAGATCGGGATCCGGGGCAGCGCCTATGACACCGAGGATCGCGACTTCGCGCGCAGCGTCGGCATCCGCATCATCCCGATGGAGGAGGTTTGGGCCCGCGGCATCCCCGACGTGATGGCCGAGGCGCGCGCAATTGCCGGCAGCGGCCCGACTTACCTCTCCTATGATATCGACTTCGTGGACCCGGCGTTTGCGCCCGGCACGGGCACGCCGGAAATCGGCGGCCCGAACAGTTGGCAGGCGCTGGAGGTGGTTCGCGAACTGGCCGGGCTGAACATCGTAGGTGCCGACCTGGTCGAGGTCTCGCCCCCGTTCGACAACACGGGCGGCACCGCTTACCTAGGCGCGTCGATCATGTTCGAGATCCTGTGCGCCATGGCGCAGGGCCGCAACGGGTGA
- a CDS encoding NuoB/complex I 20 kDa subunit family protein, with the protein MAETASGALVTDSPMGGTPAHRGAHPTGVNSGLIRPLGTGAKAGPDRDLQVAELSREMQDKGFLLTTTEDIINWARNGSLHWMTFGLACCAVEMMQASMPRYDLERFGTAPRASPRQSDLMIVAGTLTNKMAPALRKVYDQMPEPRYVISMGSCANGGGYYHYSYSVVRGCDRIVPVDIYVPGCPPTAEALLYGILQLQRRIRRTGTLVR; encoded by the coding sequence ATGGCCGAGACCGCCAGCGGTGCGCTGGTCACCGACTCGCCCATGGGCGGCACGCCCGCGCATCGCGGCGCGCATCCGACTGGCGTTAACTCGGGCCTGATCCGGCCACTGGGCACGGGCGCCAAGGCCGGTCCCGACCGCGATCTGCAGGTGGCCGAACTGTCGCGCGAGATGCAGGACAAGGGATTCCTGCTGACCACGACGGAAGACATCATCAACTGGGCCCGCAACGGCAGCCTGCACTGGATGACCTTTGGCCTCGCCTGCTGCGCGGTCGAAATGATGCAGGCCTCGATGCCGCGCTACGACCTCGAGAGGTTCGGCACGGCGCCCCGCGCCAGCCCGCGCCAGTCCGACCTGATGATCGTCGCCGGCACGCTGACCAACAAGATGGCCCCGGCCCTGCGCAAGGTCTACGACCAGATGCCAGAGCCGCGCTATGTCATCAGCATGGGCAGCTGCGCCAACGGCGGCGGCTATTATCACTACAGCTACAGCGTTGTGCGCGGCTGCGACCGGATCGTGCCGGTCGATATCTACGTGCCGGGCTGCCCGCCCACGGCCGAGGCGCTGCTGTATGGCATCCTGCAGTTGCAGCGCCGCATCCGCCGCACCGGCACCCTGGTAAGGTAG
- the nuoF gene encoding NADH-quinone oxidoreductase subunit NuoF, with the protein MLKDQDRIFQNLYGMRDRSLKGAISRGAWDGTAEIIQRGRDTIIEQVKASGLRGRGGAGFPTGLKWSFMPKESDGRPSYLVVNADESEPGTCKDREIMRHDPHTLVEGCLIASFAMGAHACYIYLRGEYIREREALQTAIDEAYDAGLLGRNAAKSGWDLDIYLAHGAGAYICGEETALLESLEGKKGMPRMKPPFPAGAGLYGCPTTVNNVESIAVVPTILRRGAEWFAGIGRPNNTGTKIFGISGHVNKPCVVEEAMSIPLRQLLDEHCGGVRGGWDNLKAVIPGGSSVPLLTAEQCEDAIMDFDWLREHRSGLGTAAVIVMDQSTDVIKAIWRFSKFYKHESCGQCTPCREGTGWMMRVMDRLVRGEAEIEEIDMLLDVTKQVEGHTICALGDAAAWPIQGLVRGFRDEIEDRIKARRTGRNTAAMAAE; encoded by the coding sequence ATGCTGAAAGATCAGGATCGCATCTTCCAGAACCTCTACGGGATGCGCGACCGCAGCCTGAAGGGCGCGATCTCGCGCGGTGCCTGGGACGGCACCGCCGAGATCATCCAGCGTGGCCGCGACACGATCATCGAGCAGGTCAAGGCCAGCGGGTTGCGCGGCCGGGGCGGGGCGGGCTTTCCGACCGGCCTCAAGTGGTCCTTCATGCCCAAGGAAAGTGATGGGCGACCGTCCTACCTCGTCGTGAACGCCGACGAGTCCGAGCCGGGCACCTGCAAGGACCGCGAGATCATGCGCCATGATCCGCACACCCTGGTCGAGGGCTGCCTGATCGCCAGCTTCGCCATGGGCGCCCATGCCTGCTACATCTACCTGCGCGGCGAATACATCCGCGAGCGCGAGGCGCTGCAGACCGCCATCGACGAGGCCTATGACGCCGGCCTGCTGGGCCGCAACGCGGCGAAATCCGGCTGGGACCTCGACATCTACCTCGCCCATGGCGCCGGGGCCTATATCTGCGGCGAGGAAACCGCGCTGCTTGAAAGCCTCGAGGGCAAGAAGGGCATGCCGCGCATGAAGCCGCCGTTCCCGGCCGGCGCGGGGCTTTATGGTTGCCCGACCACGGTGAACAACGTCGAAAGCATCGCCGTCGTCCCCACGATCCTGCGTCGCGGGGCGGAATGGTTCGCGGGCATCGGCCGGCCCAACAACACCGGCACCAAGATCTTTGGCATCTCGGGTCACGTGAACAAGCCCTGCGTCGTCGAGGAAGCGATGTCGATTCCGCTGCGCCAGCTGCTGGACGAGCATTGCGGCGGGGTTCGCGGCGGCTGGGACAACCTCAAGGCAGTTATCCCGGGCGGCTCGTCCGTGCCGCTGCTGACGGCCGAGCAGTGCGAAGACGCGATCATGGATTTCGACTGGCTGCGCGAGCATCGCAGCGGCCTCGGCACGGCGGCGGTCATCGTGATGGATCAGTCGACCGACGTGATCAAGGCGATCTGGCGCTTCAGCAAGTTCTACAAGCACGAGAGCTGCGGCCAGTGCACGCCATGCCGCGAGGGCACGGGCTGGATGATGCGTGTCATGGACCGGCTGGTCCGCGGCGAGGCCGAGATCGAAGAAATCGACATGCTGCTGGACGTGACCAAGCAGGTCGAGGGCCATACCATCTGCGCACTCGGCGATGCGGCGGCCTGGCCGATTCAGGGTCTGGTGCGTGGCTTCCGCGACGAGATCGAGGACCGCATCAAGGCGCGCCGCACCGGGCGCAACACCGCCGCAATGGCGGCCGAGTAA
- a CDS encoding NADH-quinone oxidoreductase subunit D — MMDGDIRRNTYDDGSQDRLTGEQQIRNFNINFGPQHPAAHGVLRMVLELDGEIVERADPHIGLLHRGTEKLMESRTYLQNLPYLDRLDYVAPMNQEHAWCLAIERLTGLDVPRRASIIRVLYCEIGRVLNHLLNVTTQAMDVGALTPPLWGFEEREKLMVFYERASGARLHAAYFRPGGVHQDLPPNLLDDIDDWAVAFPRVLDDLDTLLTENRIFKQRNVDIGVVGEQDILDWGYSGVMVRGSGLAWDLRRSQPYECYDEFAFEVPVGTNGDCYDRYLCRMEEMRQSTRIIRDSVAMLKKTPGPVMARGKLTPPRRTEMKRDMESLIQHFKLYTEGFKVPAGEVYAAVEAPKGEFGVYLVSDGTNRPYRAKLRAPGFLNMQSMDWLSKGHMLADVSAIIGTMDIVFGEVDR, encoded by the coding sequence ATGATGGACGGTGACATCCGCCGCAATACCTATGACGACGGCAGCCAGGACCGGCTGACCGGCGAGCAGCAGATCCGTAATTTCAACATCAACTTCGGCCCGCAGCACCCGGCCGCGCACGGCGTGCTGCGCATGGTGCTGGAACTCGACGGCGAGATCGTTGAGCGTGCCGATCCGCATATCGGCCTGCTGCACCGCGGCACCGAAAAGCTGATGGAATCGCGGACTTACCTGCAGAACCTGCCATACCTCGACCGCCTCGACTACGTCGCGCCCATGAACCAGGAGCATGCCTGGTGCCTTGCGATCGAGCGGCTGACCGGCCTTGATGTGCCGCGCCGCGCCTCGATCATCCGCGTGCTCTACTGCGAGATCGGCCGTGTGCTGAACCACCTGCTGAACGTCACCACTCAGGCCATGGACGTGGGCGCGCTGACGCCGCCGCTCTGGGGTTTTGAGGAACGCGAAAAACTGATGGTGTTCTACGAGCGTGCCAGCGGGGCGCGCCTGCATGCCGCCTATTTCCGGCCGGGCGGGGTGCATCAGGACCTTCCGCCGAACCTGCTAGACGACATCGACGACTGGGCCGTGGCCTTCCCGCGCGTGCTGGACGATCTGGACACGCTGCTGACCGAAAACCGGATCTTCAAGCAGCGTAACGTCGATATTGGCGTCGTGGGCGAGCAGGACATCCTCGACTGGGGCTATTCCGGCGTCATGGTGCGTGGGAGCGGCCTCGCCTGGGACCTGCGCCGCAGCCAGCCCTATGAGTGCTATGACGAGTTCGCCTTCGAGGTGCCGGTCGGCACCAACGGGGACTGCTACGACCGCTACCTGTGCCGCATGGAGGAGATGCGGCAATCGACGCGCATCATCCGTGACTCGGTGGCGATGCTGAAAAAGACGCCCGGGCCGGTGATGGCGCGTGGCAAGCTGACGCCGCCGCGCCGCACCGAGATGAAGCGCGACATGGAATCGCTGATCCAGCACTTCAAGCTCTATACCGAGGGCTTCAAGGTGCCGGCTGGCGAGGTCTATGCCGCGGTCGAGGCGCCCAAGGGCGAGTTCGGCGTCTATCTGGTCAGCGATGGCACAAACCGTCCCTACCGCGCCAAGCTGCGGGCGCCGGGATTCTTGAACATGCAGTCGATGGACTGGCTGTCCAAGGGCCACATGCTGGCGGACGTGTCGGCCATCATCGGGACCATGGACATCGTCTTCGGCGAGGTCGACCGATGA
- the nuoG gene encoding NADH-quinone oxidoreductase subunit NuoG, with protein sequence MTTLRTLRIDGRDLEVDPNLTLIQACEQAGIEIPRFCYHERLSIAGNCRMCLVEVVGGPPKPTASCAMQVKDLRPGKDGASPEVLTNSPMVRKAREGVMEFLLINHPLDCPICDQGGECDLQDQAMAYGVDFSRYREPKRAAEELNLGPLVETHMTRCISCTRCVRFTTEVAGITQMGQTGRGEDSEITSYLNETLNSNLQGNIIDLCPVGALVSKPYAFTARPWELTKTESIDVMDALGSNIRIDSKGREVMRILPRNNDGVNEEWLADKSRFIWDGLRRQRLDKPYIRENGRLRPASWPEALAAAAAAMKGRKVAGLVGDLAPVEAAFALKNLIEGLGGSVECRIDGAALQAGDRAGYAGTATIADIDQAEMIQLIGTNPRVEAPVLNARIRKAWLRGAQIGLIGEAADLTYDYAHVGTDRAALESLSGREISAETRERPTLVILGAGALTGSDGAAVLGHAVRLAENTLSKLLVLHTAASRVGAMDIGAVTEGGVEAALEGAEVIYSLGADEADIPAGRFVIYQGSHGDRGAHHADVVLPAACYTEQSGLFVNTEGRPQLALRANFPPGEAKEDWAILRALSAEVGAVQPWDSLAQLRRVLIAAHPHLGQLDQVPQNEAQPVPLGTLGSGPFVSPVQDYYLTNPIARASPVMAELAAMAAARHLPPLAAE encoded by the coding sequence ATGACCACGCTTCGCACACTTCGGATCGACGGCCGCGACCTCGAGGTCGATCCGAACCTGACCTTGATCCAGGCCTGCGAGCAGGCCGGGATCGAGATCCCGCGCTTTTGCTATCACGAACGCCTGTCGATCGCCGGCAACTGCCGCATGTGCCTTGTCGAAGTGGTTGGGGGGCCGCCCAAGCCGACCGCTTCCTGCGCGATGCAGGTCAAGGACCTGCGCCCGGGCAAGGACGGCGCCTCGCCCGAGGTGCTGACCAACAGCCCCATGGTGCGCAAGGCCCGCGAAGGGGTGATGGAGTTCCTGCTGATCAACCACCCGCTGGACTGCCCGATCTGCGATCAGGGCGGCGAGTGCGACCTGCAGGACCAGGCGATGGCCTATGGCGTCGATTTCAGCCGCTACCGCGAGCCCAAGCGCGCGGCAGAGGAACTGAACCTCGGGCCGCTGGTCGAGACGCACATGACCCGGTGCATCAGCTGCACCCGCTGCGTGCGCTTTACCACCGAGGTCGCGGGCATCACCCAGATGGGCCAGACCGGCCGCGGCGAGGACAGCGAGATCACCAGCTATCTCAACGAGACGCTGAACTCGAACCTGCAGGGCAACATCATCGACCTGTGCCCGGTCGGCGCGCTGGTGTCCAAGCCCTATGCCTTTACCGCCCGCCCGTGGGAGCTGACCAAGACCGAATCGATCGACGTCATGGATGCGCTGGGCAGCAACATCCGCATTGACAGCAAGGGCCGCGAAGTCATGCGTATCCTGCCGCGCAACAATGACGGCGTGAACGAGGAATGGCTGGCGGACAAGTCGCGCTTTATCTGGGACGGTTTGCGCCGCCAGCGGCTCGACAAGCCCTATATCCGCGAGAACGGGCGCCTGCGCCCGGCCAGTTGGCCTGAAGCGCTGGCTGCGGCCGCTGCCGCCATGAAGGGCCGCAAGGTCGCGGGGCTCGTCGGCGATCTGGCCCCGGTCGAGGCCGCCTTCGCGCTGAAGAACCTGATCGAGGGCCTGGGCGGGTCGGTCGAATGCCGCATCGACGGCGCCGCCCTGCAGGCCGGCGACCGGGCCGGCTATGCCGGGACTGCCACCATTGCCGACATCGACCAAGCCGAGATGATCCAGCTGATCGGTACCAACCCGCGTGTCGAGGCGCCGGTGCTGAACGCCCGCATCCGCAAGGCCTGGCTGCGCGGCGCGCAGATCGGGCTTATCGGTGAGGCGGCCGACCTGACCTATGACTACGCCCACGTCGGCACCGACCGCGCCGCGCTGGAAAGCCTGTCTGGGCGCGAGATCAGCGCCGAGACGCGCGAGCGTCCGACGCTGGTGATCCTGGGGGCCGGTGCATTGACTGGCAGCGACGGCGCCGCGGTGCTGGGCCATGCGGTGCGACTGGCGGAAAATACCCTCTCGAAGCTGCTGGTGCTGCACACAGCCGCCAGCCGCGTGGGCGCGATGGATATCGGCGCTGTGACCGAGGGCGGGGTGGAAGCCGCGCTGGAGGGCGCCGAGGTGATCTATTCGCTTGGCGCCGACGAGGCCGACATTCCGGCCGGACGTTTCGTGATCTACCAGGGCAGCCATGGCGATCGGGGCGCGCATCACGCGGATGTGGTGCTGCCGGCGGCCTGCTATACCGAGCAGTCGGGCCTTTTCGTCAACACCGAGGGCCGGCCGCAACTGGCGCTGCGGGCCAATTTTCCGCCGGGCGAGGCCAAGGAGGACTGGGCCATCCTTCGCGCCCTGTCAGCCGAAGTCGGCGCGGTTCAACCATGGGACTCGCTGGCTCAACTGCGGCGCGTGCTGATTGCGGCGCATCCGCATCTGGGCCAGCTGGATCAGGTGCCGCAGAACGAGGCGCAGCCGGTGCCGCTAGGCACGCTGGGCAGCGGACCCTTCGTCAGTCCGGTCCAGGATTACTACCTGACCAACCCCATTGCCCGC
- the nuoE gene encoding NADH-quinone oxidoreductase subunit NuoE: protein MLRRLSPVQPDSFAFTPDNLAWAHAQMTKFPEGRQASAIIPILWRAQEQEGWLSRPALEYVATMLGLPFMRALEVATFYFMFQLQPVGRIANIQICGTTSCMICGSEDLIAVCREMIAPQAHQLSADGNFSWEEVECLGACTNAPMAQIGKDYYEDLTPEKLRQLIAAMAAGQVPLPGPQNGRYSSEPLGGATTLIDTHDPVQPYNGSVQLAVDIGDTLKRIDGAEVPLLTPWLSAKDTPEGDTTEEPQPAAGAPVDETGTTKQQAQAGSAGRPVSAREPAGAVRGDADPGKA, encoded by the coding sequence ATGCTGCGCCGCCTTTCGCCCGTCCAGCCCGACAGCTTTGCCTTCACGCCCGACAATCTCGCCTGGGCGCACGCCCAGATGACCAAGTTCCCCGAGGGCCGCCAGGCCTCGGCCATCATCCCGATCCTGTGGCGCGCGCAGGAGCAGGAGGGTTGGCTGTCCCGCCCGGCACTGGAATATGTCGCCACGATGCTGGGACTGCCTTTCATGCGGGCGCTGGAAGTTGCCACATTCTACTTCATGTTTCAGCTGCAACCAGTTGGTAGAATTGCAAATATCCAGATCTGCGGCACCACGTCCTGCATGATCTGCGGGTCCGAGGACCTGATCGCCGTGTGCCGCGAGATGATTGCGCCGCAGGCCCACCAATTGAGCGCGGACGGCAATTTCAGCTGGGAAGAGGTCGAGTGCCTCGGCGCCTGCACCAACGCGCCCATGGCTCAGATCGGCAAGGATTATTACGAGGACCTGACGCCCGAAAAGCTGCGCCAGCTGATCGCCGCCATGGCAGCGGGGCAGGTGCCGCTGCCCGGGCCGCAGAACGGGCGCTATTCGTCCGAGCCGCTGGGCGGCGCGACGACGCTGATCGACACGCATGATCCCGTGCAGCCTTATAACGGCAGCGTACAACTGGCGGTGGACATCGGCGATACGCTGAAGCGGATCGATGGCGCCGAGGTCCCGCTGCTGACCCCTTGGCTGAGCGCGAAGGACACCCCTGAGGGGGACACGACGGAGGAGCCGCAGCCGGCCGCCGGCGCGCCGGTGGACGAGACCGGGACCACCAAGCAGCAGGCGCAGGCCGGCTCGGCCGGGCGTCCGGTCAGTGCGCGCGAGCCGGCAGGTGCGGTGCGCGGCGATGCCGACCCGGGCAAGGCATAG
- a CDS encoding DUF5337 domain-containing protein, translating into MASRRQRSLASAEAKAAADAAAAAQARRDSGQARLGGGVMAAAMVLWLGLQWLGGKYGWEARYAFLIDLAAIAALVWSLAVTWRIWQRRRTA; encoded by the coding sequence ATGGCTAGCCGCCGTCAGCGCAGCCTCGCCTCGGCCGAGGCAAAGGCGGCGGCCGATGCCGCGGCTGCGGCACAGGCTCGCCGCGATTCCGGGCAGGCGCGGCTGGGGGGCGGCGTGATGGCAGCGGCCATGGTGCTGTGGCTGGGCCTGCAGTGGCTCGGCGGCAAATACGGATGGGAAGCGCGCTACGCCTTCCTGATAGATCTCGCGGCGATCGCCGCCCTCGTCTGGTCGCTTGCGGTGACCTGGCGCATCTGGCAGCGGCGGCGCACGGCCTGA
- a CDS encoding NADH-quinone oxidoreductase subunit C — MAVYPDIDGLAALAEELQARHGDAILDTKLARGELSLRITLSHLLPLVEALRTAPDCRFNMLVDITAIDHPDRIARFDIVWQFLSMYTNQRIRLKCEIREDEMVPSLTSIHPCANWFEREVFDMFGVLFSGHPDLRRILTDYGFRGHPLRKDFPTTGYVEVRYDETEKRVIYEPVKLTQEYRQFDFLSPWEGVIDVLPGDEKQTAARED; from the coding sequence ATGGCTGTGTATCCCGATATCGACGGCCTTGCTGCCCTCGCGGAAGAACTGCAGGCGCGTCATGGCGACGCGATCCTCGACACCAAGCTTGCCCGGGGCGAGCTGTCGTTGCGGATCACGCTGTCGCATTTGCTGCCGCTGGTGGAGGCGCTGCGGACCGCGCCCGACTGCCGCTTCAACATGCTGGTCGATATCACGGCCATCGATCATCCCGACCGCATCGCCAGGTTCGACATCGTCTGGCAGTTCCTGTCGATGTACACCAACCAGCGCATCCGCCTGAAGTGCGAGATCCGCGAGGACGAGATGGTGCCGTCGCTGACCAGCATCCATCCCTGTGCCAACTGGTTCGAGCGCGAGGTGTTCGACATGTTCGGGGTGCTGTTCAGCGGCCATCCCGACCTGCGCCGCATCCTGACCGACTATGGTTTTCGCGGTCATCCGCTGCGCAAGGACTTTCCGACCACCGGCTATGTCGAGGTCCGCTATGATGAGACCGAAAAGCGCGTCATCTACGAGCCGGTCAAGCTGACCCAGGAATACCGTCAGTTCGATTTTCTATCCCCGTGGGAGGGCGTGATCGACGTCCTGCCCGGCGACGAAAAACAGACTGCGGCGAGGGAGGACTGA
- a CDS encoding DUF5333 domain-containing protein, whose protein sequence is MKTLPILTASLVTLAALAAPAAALEPLSKERYINDRLVAARVADRVRRTCPSIDGRMIEAFSQARALKRYAEKKGYSGAQIDAFLDSKPDRQRIYATAEAYLAQQGAREGDPESFCGVGRAEIAAGSVAGNLLVSK, encoded by the coding sequence ATGAAAACCCTGCCGATCCTGACCGCGTCCCTGGTGACGCTCGCCGCGCTCGCCGCACCCGCCGCCGCACTCGAGCCGCTTTCGAAAGAGCGGTATATCAACGACCGCCTGGTTGCGGCGCGGGTCGCCGACCGCGTGCGGCGCACCTGCCCCAGCATTGACGGACGCATGATCGAGGCCTTTTCCCAGGCCCGCGCGTTGAAGCGTTATGCCGAAAAGAAAGGCTATTCCGGCGCCCAGATCGACGCTTTCCTTGACAGCAAGCCCGATCGCCAGCGCATCTATGCCACGGCCGAGGCTTATCTGGCCCAGCAGGGCGCGCGCGAAGGCGACCCCGAAAGCTTTTGCGGCGTCGGCCGAGCCGAGATCGCGGCGGGTAGCGTCGCCGGCAATCTGCTGGTGTCGAAATGA